The stretch of DNA CGGGAGTCATCATCTCGGCCGGGCTCAGGAAGCGCAGGCGAGAGTCTTTATGGATCTTGCGCAAGGGCACCCAGTTTTGCTGTAGGCCGAGCAATCTTACGAACCTGGGGTCGTTTGAGTGCATGCGTGGACGCATCTGCATCTCCCGGAAAACGTTGTCGAAGGCCGACTGAATCGCAGCCTGAACACTTCTATGATCCGGTGCTCTGACAGCTACCTTTTGGATCAGACCGCGGCTCCGCAGTCGCTTGTCGACGATGCTCGTGTTGCCGCAGGCCCTTGGCAGTAGCCATTCCACATCGTGttccgcggcggcccagtCATTGGGGAAGGGGGATTGCGAGCGGCGTGTCATGGTACTGTGGGTCATGGGAAGCTGTGTCCAATCTTCGTTACTAAGAGTGGCAGATTCAGGTTTGAATTGGTGAATAGACTGCCACAGCCTCTTCAAGGGGAAGGGTAAGAAGACAACCTCAACCTCCCAGGCGTAGTTGAGCGACGGGAGGTAGGATTGGAGATGCGTGACTTGGGCTTGAAGGGACTGAATTTGACTCATGACGTCCTGAGAATGAGCTGCGGTcttgctggtggtgctggttGATACTGATACCATGCTTTGCGTGGCGGCATCCTCATCACGACCGCGACGAACGTGGACCGCGCTGGCATTGTCATTTGACAACGTCTCAACCTCCTCGACTCTCGTCTCCAGTTCGGTCATTCGGACGTCCATGTTATCCCATCGTTCGTGCCAGTCCTCGTGGAAAGAAACCGTCTCCAATTTGTCAAGACGTTTTCCGTGgtcgccaacggcatcgGCCAGCTGCCGGATCGTTTCTTCTCTGACAGTTCCTGATGCCGCTTCAGCCCGAGGTTCCGTTTGAGTTGCTGTCCCGGGCCGGGACGcagcggcgtcctcgtcgccgtggtcCACAAGCTCAAATGTCTCTGCCTGGCGGGcgtgctcctcgacgacgggaaTGAGCTCCATCGGCTGATCAGCAGGAGCCCGTGACTTGGCTCCCATGGCACCACTTAGTGTCTGCAGTCCCTTGCCCGCAAATGGCCGCAAGTACTTGGCTCGGTATGACGAAGTAGTAGAGCCTGTCTGCGACGGTAGTAGACACTGAGAAGGGATGGGCGGCAACACATTGGCAGTTGCTGGGGAGGGAGACTGGAAAACATCGCCCCAGGCCAAGGTATCGGGCATGGATCCGGGAGGGTTTGCCTGGGTCACCTGGCCTCCGGTCTGCCGGCTGTCCTCCTGAGGCATGTCGTGAATAAAGGAGAGGGGTCCGGGTCCAAAACTGGAAAACTCCATGCCCGGCACGGCAGGCGGTGTCTTAAGGGATATTCCCATGACCGGGCTCAACGGCTCCCGTCCGGTCCTGGGTCTTTCATTCTCCTGTCCGGGGTTGGGATTGATGACCTCGGTGGGTGGTCCGTCGCGGTCGCGAAAGCCCTGGTCGTGGAAGCAGGCATGGTGGTTGCACATGCACCAGCCGGACTGGTCCAGAATAGGACTCCCAGGAGCCTGACGCACCCAGAAGCGGCGGCACCCACATTTGGCGCCGTTTGCACCGGGCGTCAGGTCCACGAAGTTGCACCCGCCGCACGGTAGCGTAGGCGACATGGCGCCGCGTGCCGGAGCGGTCGCGTCATTGTATATATCGaagaagctggcggcggggtgaGACGGGTCGAAGGGAGTCGCATCCATTGGAGCAGGCCCGGGGCGACCATGCTATGAGATGCGGaggtcgtcgatggcgcAGTTTGTCGGGGCTCGAGCGCAGGTTGAAGCGCAAGCAAGTCGCGTGTTGAGGGGACTCGCGAGACAAGCGGGCCCGACGGGTCGCAcgcggccggggccgtcTAGTTCATCGCACTGCGAGAGTAGTCAGCATCGGCCTCCTACTGTAggcaaaggcgccgccggatgGCTATGAAACCTCGATCAGTGAAGCGACTGACCTGGCTGAGGATGGACTGGAAAAAAGGACGCGACGAGGGGGGCAggtgggcagggcgggcgctTAAAtacgggcgacgaggatgtaAGCGGCGTTCCGGTTTAGCGCTGTTGCGGTAGGTGCGGGAAAGGGCGAGATGGGCTCGAGAATTGGCTTGGAAGAGTCGGCGGGCACGGTCGCTGGGACGAAGTGAGGCGAGTCGAGATGCAAGGTTGAAGGAGTGGTGTGGGATCGGACTCTGGACTGGGggggtgagggtgaggaggagggattGGGCCGGGCTGAGTGGATGAATTGATGCGGTTCCGCTGCAGGTGCGGGTGCAAGTGCAGGTGCGCTGGGCCTTCCCTTCCCACCTAAGTTCCTGCCGATTCCCTtctggacctggacctgaTAAACATCCATCCATGAACCGACACCAGACCCGATtaccctctctctctcctcttgGAGCCACCCCACCATAGGCCGCCTGCATTGGGAGCGGCCCCcggcctcgctcgcctcaAGGACCTTCGTCGGCCATTGGCTTCAAAGTGCCGTGTGGGTACGTGTTGCGGCACGCATGATCAGTCGCTCCAACGGATGGCCGAGTACTTCTGCGGCTACAGTGCagcttctctctcttcctcaATATGGCAGCCTTTCGCTCTGATAGAGAGGCGTGCCCTTGATCTTGTGTCGGGCGAGGCAGGAATTCAGGGCCCTGTGGGCCCCCAATGTCCTGCCTgcgtggcgaggaggcagccGGCGTCAGCGGGCTGTCGCCTGCGGCCATCTACCGCCAGGTTCACGACAGCCTACAGTATCTATCCTGTAGCTCCCCAAGCTCACATTCCGTCAAGAAGTAGTACTGTACCACAGCACGCAGCGCAGACAACTTGCCTTCACTGCCCAACCAGGTTGTTGTTGATTGATCCGTGGCGCACGAACCTCCAACATGCCCGCATGACGTTGACAACGTCAAGTCGGCACGCCATTGCCATCCAACCGTGATgcagccatccatccttcCCTCGAGTCACCATCCCATCTCCCCGCAAAGGCTTGACTCGGCACACCCCCAGCAAACGACTTTGGATGCCTCCATCGACCGCACGCCACCCTGTCCTGTCCGCAAACCAGCGTCCGTTTGTCGAAGTCCTCAGGCACCTTTGCCGCCAACTCCTTGGAGCAGCTGCccgtccctccctctctccctccttccctccctccctccccaggGCACCCTTTACGCGGTGCGCGGTCCAGCAGCCACCGGACGCGACCCACCGAAATGGAACGGCCCCGCCatcgtcccgtcccgtccaaTGGCGGCACTTCAGCCCGTCTTCCCCGCGGCTTCAACCGCGTCGCGGGGCGCCTTCGTTCTTTTATTCGGTTTCCGAGTCAGGCCAGTCAGTCCAGGCTCACCTCACCattgtgctgtgctgtgtgCTGCGCTATGCTACCAAGATTACCTAAGTACGAGCTATTATTTCGTGCTGCGCATGATTATTATGATTCTTATTTTTCTGGCCTGGCGCGCTCGTCACTGCAGCCATGCAGGTGAGCATACGCCTCTCTGACTCAACAGCGGTGTGTCTCGAGCGAGTCCatttccttccttccctccTTCCTTCGTCTACATGTTATCATCGGAATATTTGTACCCCGTGAGTCAAACCCTCGGGtgagaaaaaaaaacccccCCGGTTTGACGCCGACTCGGGGGAGTGCGGAAACCGTGAGGCTGGCACCAGGCCCATTGGCTGCCCGTCAGCCATCCTATGAATAGGCCAGATGTGATCTTGCagctcactcactcactgtGTGCAGTAGTGACTTGTGTGCAGCAGTAACGTATGTTTGCACCGCAAGGCTGCAGCTTCATTGACCGCGGCAAATCCCGTTGCAGCCTTTCGCCCCTTACACGCAATAGGCTGAAGATGAGGCTAACGCGacgcgagcagcggcgcttCTGCCGCCCTGGGCAaatggctggctggctgtgcaTCTCGGCCGGGCCGTTCGTCGGCATGTTTTATTCGTGACGTCGCGCTGGCATGCTCCCGGGCCGAACAAGCCTCCTGAGTGTGGTCAACCACATTACTCCGACGCAGTCCCTAGTGATCTCTCCCAAAGCAGAGCGTCTTCATGCTGACCCAGAGCTGAGTCATGAGCAGCCGGATTAAGTTGCATGATGCCGTGCCATTTGCTGAATCTTGTTATGTGCTTTATATGTAATCTAGCCGTGTGCCTCAGCTCGCTCTAAATCATGAACACCGCCTATCCGTTGCTTCCAAGCCAAAATCCCTAAAATCCATAATGTTGCGTGTTGTACAATGGCAGCTTATCGCCGTCAGCTCGGCCGTGGTTACACCTCGCCCCAGCTGCCCATCGGCCCGTGAGGTCCTGCAATCGACCCGGTCCCCAGAGAGCCGCCAATGTCCCAGTAGTGTCGCGATGAGCAGCTGCTCCGCCGCGCGGACCGTCTCGTGCTCTGGCTAGCGCAGCTGCTGTGATGCCGCAGCGCTACCGGGCTCGATGGCATTGTCGCCTTGAATGCCCGCCGCTCGACTGGTCGAGAGCGCGCTATGAGAgggtggtgctgccgcaCTCGTGTCATCTTGGCCGTGCTAtcctgcgccgtcggcgttCCAGCGTGGGGCCCTGTCGAGGGTGTCGCCCCCTTAGATCGCGATGTAAAGCGTGTAATTAGATACCGGAACACCAGCTTGAAATCGAGACTCCTCTCCCACTCGTCTTTGGTGAAGGCATTTTCCATCGGTACATCATCCTTGGCCACGCTGCTTTCGTCGTCTCGCCGACCGGGGATGGCAATGGGTTGAGATTGTTGGTTCACCGTCGGCTGAAAGTCTGGCAAGGATGGCTGCGTGTGCTGCTCGGGCTCCGTTGCCTCTGCAGTCTGCGGCCCGTCCACGGACTCGTGAATGACTGGCAGGCCAGCATATGGCAGCGGCATCTGCTGCACTCTTAAATACGTCGAGAATGCACCCGGGTGATGCGATAGCTGGCTGACCAGCAGCCCGAGCTCCTGTGACAACCTCTCCAGGATCTGCACCTGCCAGGTAGAATCGCTCTCGACCTCCCACCCGCCCAGCTGTGACGCCCGGGGTGTCGTCGAcagctcatcgtcctcgggAATTGCCTCGCCCAGCAAGATGGACAAGAGCCTGTCGTCGATGCCTAAGAAGTCCTTGACAACCTTGCGCGTGATTCGGGCCAAGATGCCTTCGGGCGGAGCCTCGGTTTGAATCGCATCTTCATCATGCCAGGTCATGTTATCTGactcgccatcggcggctcGCTGAATGCGATGCATTGACGCTTGCGACttgcgcctccgcctcgtctcCCGCTGGACCTCGTCCAGCAATATGCGGCTATGCTCAAGGCGCCAGGCCTCGATGCGCAGCcgcttctcttcctcctgaTGCTGCCCATAgtcgagctcgaggtggCCACGCTCAAAGCTATCCAGCCTCCGGCGGACTCTCCGAGGGTTGAACCTCTCAAATTGGTAGATGTGGTCCTGTGCCTCTCGGCTGAAGACGGGGCGGTCCAAGCGGAAGGATCCGAGTCCATCGTGTGCGGGGAAAACGGGAAGCGCCAGCGGGCTTCCATGGTGGGAACGCGCTTGTGCGCCAGGAATCGATCGGAATTCGGGTAGATGGCTGTCTAGGCTGTCGAGTTCTGTGTCGTCTTCGACggagacgtcgtcgatggcggagAAGGAAGCCGACTGCCTCGCATCCGTGTGTCGCGCCGATCTAGCGACGGTGTTCAGACTCCCAAGTTCGCTCAGTTGCGAGCGTCCCGGTGTAACCAGCGAATGATCCGACTCGCTGAGATACGAGGTCGTGGTCACCTCGGTCGGCGGGGAGAAGAGCACCCAGGTCTGCGACTCCTCCACGGCCCGCTCAGATGACGGTCTGGCGTGAGTGGTCACGTCATCGGCCTCCGCATtagacgggcgggcgacccgTTGAACGGGCTGACGGGCTGGTTGCTGGAAAGCCATGACGGTGatggccttgccgctgcgacgatgagggccgACAGCGATGAGTGTCTTGGTGACGATTCGTGCGAGTAGTTGGGGAGTCTGAGGTGGTCTCCGGGGTCGGGagacggggaggggccagcggcgacgctATATGACGGGGTAGCAGTCCCGCGCTATCGCTAGGTCGAGTCTGATAAAGAGCGGTTACGTCGCCGTGCCTCGTCGTAAGTTTGTATGTATTCCCACGCACCACCCTCGGACGAGTCGGAAAAGCCGGGTGTAGACCGAGTAGGTCCGTCGAAAGAGGTTGTTGCACCGTAGATAGGATGGATGCTGGAGGGAAATGGGATTCCACAGGGGGCTGTCGCACCGGCGGTTGGTGCTGATGCGAGCAAGATGAGAGAAAAGCAAAGGCAGGGTAAGCGTGGCCGGAAGTGGCGGGTCGACAAAGCAAGCAACCTCCTACTCCCACTTTGAGAAGGGGGCAAAGCCGCGATAACCACAGCAGCacacggcgagggcgcgcgcacacgcaGATGGGCGGATGACGAGATGGTTGGGCGGATAAGACAAGGGCCTTTCCCAAGGATCCTGTCGGTTTGTTGAGGGTCGCCCCATCCAGCCCAGTAACTAATGAATGACCCGTGTTGCACTGCAAGTGCAGGGGATGAGGGGCAACCTAACACTCGGGCACGCTGTTCTGGCCCGTAGCCCTGcgggtaggtacctactactCAGTACTGTACCTGATGCGGCGAGCCGGGCAGCACTCaaagggcatcgtcgcccgcgccgctctATCCCTGGCACTGGCACATCTGAAGTGGGACAGCTCATGCGTGCTCTCCAGTGCCCACTCAGAGGCACGATcagcgggcgggggcgggtgCTCGTGTGCTACCGCCAGAACTCTGTCTGGACCAGTCCGTCGTCTGCTGGACTCTAGCCTGGCCTGgtcggctgggctgggctggatgggtgcatggcatggcaagatggctggctggcctgcggTCGGCGCTGCCGGACCCCTGGCTCCGCCAGATGTGTGTCTGACACAATCCGCTCGTCTCGCGTCGCCATccgcccgcgctgccgcacTGCTCAGCGTGTCTAGATCTCATTTGGCAGGCCCACGATGATGAACTCGCCCAGCGTCCAGATGCGGGAGGTCTAGCAGGCCGGATCGTCCTAGCgatgtgcgcgcgcgcatcgtTGTCCCCTCATTCATCTTCCCTCTA from Purpureocillium takamizusanense chromosome 6, complete sequence encodes:
- a CDS encoding uncharacterized protein (EggNog:ENOG503NY2S), with translation MDATPFDPSHPAASFFDIYNDATAPARGAMSPTLPCGGCNFVDLTPGANGAKCGCRRFWVRQAPGSPILDQSGWCMCNHHACFHDQGFRDRDGPPTEVINPNPGQENERPRTGREPLSPVMGISLKTPPAVPGMEFSSFGPGPLSFIHDMPQEDSRQTGGQVTQANPPGSMPDTLAWGDVFQSPSPATANVLPPIPSQCLLPSQTGSTTSSYRAKYLRPFAGKGLQTLSGAMGAKSRAPADQPMELIPVVEEHARQAETFELVDHGDEDAAASRPGTATQTEPRAEAASGTVREETIRQLADAVGDHGKRLDKLETVSFHEDWHERWDNMDVRMTELETRVEEVETLSNDNASAVHVRRGRDEDAATQSMVSVSTSTTSKTAAHSQDVMSQIQSLQAQVTHLQSYLPSLNYAWEVEVVFLPFPLKRLWQSIHQFKPESATLSNEDWTQLPMTHSTMTRRSQSPFPNDWAAAEHDVEWLLPRACGNTSIVDKRLRSRGLIQKVAVRAPDHRSVQAAIQSAFDNVFREMQMRPRMHSNDPRFVRLLGLQQNWVPLRKIHKDSRLRFLSPAEMMTPGLWDVQFLNSVMMRSSEPRLFITHPNAYLQDIQAYESGWTWQRVRELTRLYTDVTESQEVPEADAMEEHWSWSEQLDEPPSAHTSMSMRQERVRASMSPLVVHSRSWRRSMSPAVERVQSPMPMLRRESLPPHIRTTSLPVAAQARSSPVDKRRVSSYGQTRRPTPSIRAMSQAGVLKRRRTRSPSHHRFTPRWTASPSPIPQGLNDRQVARGTTPFAYATPHSNAPLQELRPVRSSSVARTATEYLPEYENPLVHIDIYESASDESYVDGDEEEEEVESVTSEDIMTHGQPPGDSQQWHLPEDEPWPGIEDRNRDRPSDGENIDPDEQLDDGQRSEASSQPSEYPSTSQNQAWPEGDDAGFDIHEDDD
- a CDS encoding uncharacterized protein (EggNog:ENOG503NWR8); this translates as MAFQQPARQPVQRVARPSNAEADDVTTHARPSSERAVEESQTWVLFSPPTEVTTTSYLSESDHSLVTPGRSQLSELGSLNTVARSARHTDARQSASFSAIDDVSVEDDTELDSLDSHLPEFRSIPGAQARSHHGSPLALPVFPAHDGLGSFRLDRPVFSREAQDHIYQFERFNPRRVRRRLDSFERGHLELDYGQHQEEEKRLRIEAWRLEHSRILLDEVQRETRRRRKSQASMHRIQRAADGESDNMTWHDEDAIQTEAPPEGILARITRKVVKDFLGIDDRLLSILLGEAIPEDDELSTTPRASQLGGWEVESDSTWQVQILERLSQELGLLVSQLSHHPGAFSTYLRVQQMPLPYAGLPVIHESVDGPQTAEATEPEQHTQPSLPDFQPTVNQQSQPIAIPGRRDDESSVAKDDVPMENAFTKDEWERSLDFKLVFRYLITRFTSRSKGATPSTGPHAGTPTAQDSTAKMTRVRQHHPLIARSRPVERRAFKATMPSSPVALRHHSSCASQSTRRSARRSSCSSRHYWDIGGSLGTGSIAGPHGPMGSWGEV